The following are from one region of the Shinella sp. PSBB067 genome:
- a CDS encoding acyl-CoA thioesterase, translating to MTDSRTPNGQLTLRTLAMPGDANAAGDIFGGWVMAQMDLASGIRAAERANGRVVTAAVKEMAFELPVKIGDTLSIYTDIARVGRTSITLTVEAWSQRYLTTTLEKVTGATFVMVALDRDGHPTPVPVE from the coding sequence ATGACCGACAGCAGGACACCGAACGGACAGCTCACCCTTCGCACGCTCGCCATGCCGGGCGACGCCAATGCCGCGGGGGACATCTTCGGCGGCTGGGTCATGGCGCAGATGGACCTGGCCTCCGGCATCCGCGCCGCCGAGCGCGCCAACGGCCGCGTCGTCACCGCCGCCGTCAAGGAGATGGCCTTCGAGCTGCCCGTGAAGATCGGCGACACGCTCAGCATCTATACGGACATCGCGCGCGTCGGCCGCACCTCGATCACGCTGACGGTGGAGGCCTGGTCGCAGCGCTACCTCACCACGACGCTGGAGAAGGTGACCGGCGCCACCTTCGTCATGGTCGCCCTCGACCGCGACGGGCACCCGACCCCCGTCCCCGTCGAATAG
- a CDS encoding methyl-accepting chemotaxis protein: MKNLRISTRLSLLVGLALTIFAAALVYSLYHYQDAMVAERKSKLAAMDENMLTLFKHYHELETAGTLTREEAQTRAKDAVRALRYENSGYFWINDMNAVIVMHPIKPALDGTDQSGMADPTGKHIFTEFVKAVKASPTGQDFVDYYWPKPGFEEPVLKYSHVAGFAPWGWVVGTGVYADDLAALFRRNAIEMAVILAAGGLATILAAYAIVKSVTGPVMRLKASMQAIAQEDVSGDVPETDRKDEIGEMAKVVSVLRQSVAERAELRIRDSEQQARLDDDRTDGERRQRAVSQGQADAMHTVGEALERLAAGDLTVSIDAIAPEYAKLREDFNRAVEALSSVIGAISRSTDVVHGSAADIAGAANNLSHRTEQQAASLEETAAALDEITATVRNASERAAEASRMVAETRQSADRSGTIVRDAVAAMSRIEDASSRIGQIIGVIDEIAFQTNLLALNAGVEAARAGEAGRGFAVVAQEVRELAQRSANAAKEIKGLISNSAAEVGNGVTLVRSTGDALTEIEALVNQVNDQVISIATSAREQATGLAEVNAAVNQMDQMTQQNAAMVEETNAAGRTLTQESEQLKALLGNFRLNTAGAADHRRRAA, translated from the coding sequence TTGAAGAATTTGAGAATATCCACGCGCCTGTCACTACTTGTCGGCCTCGCACTGACGATATTCGCAGCGGCGCTCGTCTATAGTCTCTACCATTACCAGGACGCGATGGTCGCCGAGCGCAAGTCGAAGCTCGCGGCCATGGACGAGAACATGCTGACGCTCTTCAAGCATTACCATGAGCTCGAAACCGCCGGAACGCTGACGCGCGAGGAGGCCCAGACGCGGGCGAAGGACGCCGTTCGGGCACTGCGCTACGAGAACAGCGGCTACTTCTGGATCAACGACATGAACGCCGTGATCGTCATGCATCCGATCAAGCCGGCGCTCGACGGCACGGACCAGTCCGGCATGGCCGATCCGACCGGCAAGCACATCTTCACCGAATTCGTGAAGGCCGTGAAGGCGAGCCCCACGGGCCAGGATTTCGTCGACTATTACTGGCCGAAGCCGGGCTTCGAGGAGCCGGTGCTGAAATATTCGCATGTCGCGGGCTTTGCCCCCTGGGGCTGGGTCGTCGGCACGGGTGTCTACGCGGACGACCTTGCCGCCCTGTTCCGCCGCAACGCCATCGAAATGGCCGTCATCCTCGCCGCCGGCGGGCTTGCCACCATCCTTGCCGCCTATGCCATCGTGAAGAGCGTCACCGGCCCGGTCATGCGCCTCAAGGCCTCCATGCAGGCGATCGCGCAGGAGGACGTCTCGGGCGATGTGCCGGAAACCGACCGCAAGGACGAGATCGGCGAGATGGCGAAGGTCGTCTCGGTGCTGCGCCAGTCGGTCGCCGAGCGGGCCGAACTGCGCATCCGCGACAGCGAGCAGCAGGCCCGGCTCGACGACGATCGGACGGACGGCGAGCGCCGCCAGCGCGCCGTCAGCCAGGGCCAGGCCGATGCCATGCACACCGTGGGCGAGGCGCTGGAGCGGCTGGCCGCCGGCGACCTGACGGTCTCGATCGATGCGATCGCGCCGGAATACGCCAAGCTGCGCGAGGACTTCAACCGCGCGGTCGAAGCCCTTTCCAGCGTCATCGGCGCCATTTCCCGCTCGACCGACGTCGTGCACGGCAGCGCCGCTGATATTGCCGGGGCGGCCAACAACCTCTCGCACCGTACCGAGCAGCAGGCGGCCTCGCTGGAGGAGACCGCCGCGGCGCTCGACGAGATCACCGCGACCGTGCGCAATGCGTCCGAACGCGCCGCCGAGGCGAGCCGGATGGTGGCCGAGACGCGGCAGTCGGCGGACCGCTCGGGCACGATCGTGCGCGACGCCGTCGCCGCGATGAGCCGCATCGAGGACGCCTCCAGCCGCATCGGCCAGATCATCGGCGTGATCGACGAGATCGCCTTCCAGACCAACCTGCTCGCGCTCAATGCCGGCGTCGAGGCGGCGCGGGCGGGCGAGGCGGGCCGGGGCTTTGCGGTCGTGGCGCAGGAGGTGCGCGAGCTCGCCCAGCGCTCGGCCAATGCGGCCAAGGAGATCAAGGGCCTCATCAGCAATTCGGCCGCCGAAGTCGGCAACGGCGTCACGCTGGTGCGCTCGACCGGCGATGCGCTGACCGAGATCGAGGCCCTCGTCAACCAGGTGAACGACCAGGTGATCTCGATCGCCACCTCCGCCCGCGAGCAGGCGACCGGCCTTGCCGAGGTGAACGCCGCGGTCAACCAGATGGACCAGATGACCCAGCAGAACGCCGCGATGGTGGAGGAAACCAACGCCGCCGG
- a CDS encoding DMT family protein: protein MPFSLNPAAVWPILMLCLSNVFMTFAWYGHLKFKSAPLFVAVLASWGIAFFEYCLAVPANRIGHEVYSAAQLKTMQEVITLLVFAGFSVFWLKESLTWNHAVGFMLIAAGAAFVFKG, encoded by the coding sequence ATGCCCTTCAGCCTCAACCCCGCGGCCGTCTGGCCCATTCTCATGCTCTGCCTCTCCAACGTCTTCATGACCTTCGCCTGGTACGGGCACCTCAAGTTCAAGTCCGCGCCGCTCTTCGTGGCGGTGCTGGCGAGCTGGGGCATCGCCTTCTTCGAATATTGCCTTGCCGTGCCGGCCAACCGCATCGGCCACGAGGTCTATTCGGCCGCGCAGCTCAAGACGATGCAGGAAGTCATCACGCTCCTCGTCTTCGCCGGCTTCTCGGTGTTCTGGCTGAAGGAAAGCCTGACCTGGAACCACGCCGTCGGCTTCATGCTGATCGCCGCCGGAGCGGCCTTCGTCTTCAAGGGCTGA